One genomic window of Hemitrygon akajei chromosome 1, sHemAka1.3, whole genome shotgun sequence includes the following:
- the LOC140732459 gene encoding high affinity cGMP-specific 3',5'-cyclic phosphodiesterase 9A-like isoform X3 — translation MLSCIEYMFHSLGLVNQFNINGITLKRWLLSVQENYRENPFHNFRHSFCVTQTMHGMIQLCELQARLKPIDILILMTSAVCHDLDHPGLNNT, via the exons atgctgagttGTATCGAGTACATGTTCCACAGTCTGGGCCTAGTCAACCAGTTTAACATCAATGGCATCACTCTGAAGCGATGGCTG CTGAGCGTCCAGGAGAACTACAGGGAGAATCCgttccacaacttccgccactcCTTCTGTGTCACCCAGACGATGCATGGCATGATCCAACTGTGTGAGCTGCAG GCCCGGCTGAAACCCATCGACATCTTGATCCTGATGACCTCCGCTGTCTGCCACGACCTGGATCACCCCGGGCTCAACAACACGTGA
- the LOC140732459 gene encoding high affinity cGMP-specific 3',5'-cyclic phosphodiesterase 9A-like isoform X1, whose translation MTYLFYSSPYKVVVTSSGPSDREVLLQKFCTDVTVQLSRKFPLYPLSSLPPSLPLCRSLSVDEIESEIRNKLAVLERRVEVESGRRAEIAKCRGEIERLREELAKSTPSLQRPSRH comes from the exons ATGACATATTTGTTTTATAGTTCTCCATATAAGGTTGTTGTTACATCATCAGGGCCCTCAG ACAGAGAGGTCCTCCTACAGAAATTCTGCACTGATGTCACCGTCCAGCTCTCCAG AAAATTCCCTCTATACCCTCTCTCCtcactgcctccctcccttcccctctgcAGGTCCCTGAGTGTGGACGAAATCGAGAGCGAGATTCGGAATAAGCTGGCTGTCTTGGAGAGACGGGTGGAGG TGGAGAGCGGGAGGAGAGCCGAGATCGCCAAGTGTCGGGGGGAGATCGAGAGGCTGCGGGAAGAGCTTGCCAAGAG TACACCCTCTCTCCAGAGACCATCGAGGCACTGA
- the LOC140732459 gene encoding high affinity cGMP-specific 3',5'-cyclic phosphodiesterase 9A-like isoform X2 has translation MTYLFYSSPYKVVVTSSGPSDREVLLQKFCTDVTVQLSRSLSVDEIESEIRNKLAVLERRVEVESGRRAEIAKCRGEIERLREELAKSTPSLQRPSRH, from the exons ATGACATATTTGTTTTATAGTTCTCCATATAAGGTTGTTGTTACATCATCAGGGCCCTCAG ACAGAGAGGTCCTCCTACAGAAATTCTGCACTGATGTCACCGTCCAGCTCTCCAG GTCCCTGAGTGTGGACGAAATCGAGAGCGAGATTCGGAATAAGCTGGCTGTCTTGGAGAGACGGGTGGAGG TGGAGAGCGGGAGGAGAGCCGAGATCGCCAAGTGTCGGGGGGAGATCGAGAGGCTGCGGGAAGAGCTTGCCAAGAG TACACCCTCTCTCCAGAGACCATCGAGGCACTGA